Proteins found in one Triticum aestivum cultivar Chinese Spring chromosome 4D, IWGSC CS RefSeq v2.1, whole genome shotgun sequence genomic segment:
- the LOC123100195 gene encoding leucine-rich repeat extensin-like protein 3: MSYYNPHAPVGAPPPQGYPMDPYAKTGVEESQHQHQPYPTPPGQPYPPSPQNQPYPPSPPNQPYPPAPNQPYPPSPPNQPYPPPPNQPYPPSPPQQQNREQYAPLPPGQPYPSPAGQPYPPPPVQPYPPPPVQPYPPPMAYPAHQYAQPYGYPPYAQPPPPPPHRHEGPSFAQGCLAACCCCCLMDACF; this comes from the exons ATGAGCTACTACAACCCGCATGCCCCTGTCGGCGCCCCGCCCCCGCAAG GGTACCCGATGGACCCGTACGCCAAGACCGGCGTCGAGGAGAGCCAGCACCAGCACCAGCCGTACCCGACGCCGCCGGGCCAGCCGTACCCGCCGTCGCCGCAGAACCAGCCGTACCCTCCGTCGCCGCCGAACCAGCCGTACCCTCCTGCGCCGAACCAGCCgtacccgccgtcgccgccgaaccAGCCGTACCCTCCTCCGCCGAACCAGCCgtacccgccgtcgccgccgcagcagcagaaCCGCGAGCAGTACGCGCCACTGCCGCCCGGCCAGCCGTACCCGTCGCCGGCTGGCCAACCGTACCCGCCGCCGCCGGTCCAGCCGTACCCGCCGCCGCCGGTCCAGCCGTACCCGCCGCCGATGGCTTACCCGGCGCACCAGTACGCGCAGCCCTACGGGTACCCGCCGTACGCGCAGCCTCCACCGCCCCCGCCGCACCGGCACGAGGGCCCGTCCTTCGCCCAGGGATG TCTTGCAGCATGTTGTTGCTGTTGTCTCATGGATGCATGCTTCTAA
- the LOC123100196 gene encoding uncharacterized protein has translation MGNCQAADAAAVVIQHPASGRTELAYWSLPAGEVMAANPGHYVAAVITAPHTASEGGGAAPVKHLKLLRPDDTLLLGRVYRLVSFEEVLKEFATKRHVKLSRVMVKAKDEVAAPTKPAKPRRRRGSNGGGGADAGVVREESDRSLAKIMRQSVEEEKEATAGPTSGRVPKPGANDNNGVAASEPGLDDDDDDDCDLESLLPPGLALGRRLGPQWRPALQSIAEGRD, from the exons ATGGGCAACTGCCAGGCGGCcgacgcggcggcggtggtgatCCAGCACCCGGCCAGCGGCCGCACGGAGCTGGCCTACTGGTCGCTCCCGGCCGGGGAGGTCATGGCCGCCAACCCGGGCCACTacgtcgccgccgtcatcaccgcCCCGCACACCGCCTCCGAGGGCGGTGGCGCCGCTCCCGTGAAGCACCTCAAGCTGCTCCGCCCCGACGACACGCTCCTGCTCGGCCGCGTCTACCGCCTCGTCAGCTTCGAAG AGGTGCTGAAGGAGTTCGCGACGAAGCGGCACGTCAAGCTCAGCCGCGTCATGGTCAAGGCCAAGGACGAGGTGGCCGCGCCCACGAAGCCGGCCAAGCCCAGGCGCCGGCGTGgcagcaacggcggcggcggcgccgacgccGGCGTCGTGCGCGAGGAATCCGACCGGTCGCTCGCAAAG ATCATGCGCCAGTcggtggaggaggagaaggaggccacGGCTGGACCGACCTCCGGCCGCGTGCCGAAGCCAGGAGCAAACGACAACAATGGCGTCGCGGCGTCCGAGCCCggcctcgacgacgacgacgacgacgactgcgACCTGGAGTCGCTGCTGCCTCCCGGCCTGGCCCTCGGCAGGCGGCTCGGCCCGCAGTGGCGGCCGGCCCTGCAGAGCATCGCGGAAGGGCGAGACTGA